GGAGCCGCCGCGCGCGAGGCCGTGGACGGTGACCGCGAAGGCCCCCGCCGCGAGGCCGGCGGCGGGGGCGCCGTGCGTCTGCGCGGCGCACTCCACGGCCAGCTGGCAGACCAGCTGCGGCTCCCAGCCGACGAGCAGCCCGAAGGGGGCCGAGCGGACGAGGGCGCCGGAATCGCCGGCGTCGGGGTTCTTCGGTCGGTCGAGGGTGCCGAGAACGTCGTCCCCGAGGCCGGTGAGGCAGGCGCGGGGCGGGTTGCGGCGGGCGTAGAGCCACTCCTCGCGGGCGAGCCAGCCGTTGTCCTTGCGGCGCTCGTCGGGGCCCCAGTCGCGCTGGGTGGCGGCCCAGCGCAGGTGCGCCCGGTGGACGTCGGTGGGCGGGTGCCAGGCTCCGGTGTCGCGGCGGACCTGGGCGCGGATGAGGCCGTCGACGGTGAAGAGGGCCATCTGGGTCGCGGCGGTGACGGCGCCGCGGCGGCCGAACGCGGGGACGGGGTCGGTGAGTCCGTCAGGTCCGTGGGCCTCGCGCAGCTGCGCGAGCGTGTGGTCGGCGGCCGCGGCCCCGAGGGCGTCCCCGATGGCCCCACCGAGCAGACAGCCCCGTACGCGGGCCCGGAAGTCCTGCTGTTCGGCGCGGCCCCACACGGCCGCGGCTGTCGTGGCCACGATGTGCCCTCCCCCGTAGACCGGTCTGCGCAGCACTGTAATCGACCGGGTACGCCCGTTCGGGGCCCAGAACGTTATGTAATCCGCACCCCTTCAGCCCCCTTTTGACCGCGTTCCTCGGGCCCCGCCGTTGTGGGCAATCGTTCCGCAGGGCGGAACGGGTGGGCACAACGGACGGCGCCCTTGCCGGCGCCAGAGGCTCCCGCGCCTGGACCCGCACCACGTCGTGCGCCGCGCATCGTGGTGCGGGTCCAGGCTCGGAACGCGGAGGCGCCGCTGAAGGGCGCCGTCCCGTGTGCCCACCCGTCCCGCCCTGCGGGACGATTGCCCACACGGCACGTGGGCACCGCCCGCCCGGGCACGGGCCCGCACCGGCGGGGTCACTCCTGGGGCAGGACCGGGAGGAGTTCCGGGAGGTGGCCGTCCGAGGCGTGGGCCGTGCGCTGCCGCTCCTCCGGAACCTCGCCGTACAGCGTCGTCCGCGGCTTCGCCGGACGCCCCGCCGCCTCCGCGATCGCCTCCAGGTCGCGGATCGAGCGGTACGAGCCGTAACTGGAGCCCGCCATACGGGAGATGGTCTCCTCCATCAGCGTTCCGCCCAGGTCGTTCGCGCCCGAGCGGAGCATCTCCGCCGCGCCCTCCGTGCCCAGCTTCACCCAGCTGGTCTGGATGTTGGGGATGTGCGGGTGCAGGAGGAGGCGGGCCATGGCGATGACCGCGCGGTTGTCGCGGGCGGTCGGGCCGGGGCGGGCGATGCCCGCGAGGTAGACGGGTGCGTTGGTGTGGATGAAGGGGAGCGTCACGAACTCGGTGAAGCCGCCCGTCTCCTGCTGGATGCGGGAGAGCGTGCGGAAGTGCCCGAGCCAGTGCCGGGGCTGGTCCACGTGCCCGTACATCATCGTGGAGGACGAGCGGATGCCCAGCTCGTGGGCCGTCCTGACGACCTCGATCCACGTCGCCGTCGGCAGCTTGCCCTTCGTCAGGACCCAGCGCACCTCGTCGTCGAGGATCTCCGCCGCCGTGCCGGGGATCGAGTCGAGACCCGCCTCCTTCGCCGCCGTCAGCCATTCACGGATCGACAGGCCTGTCCTCGTCGCGCCGTTGACGACCTCCATCGGCGAGAAGGCGTGGACGTGCATCCCCGGGACCCGCTTCTTCACCGCGCGCGCGATGTCGAAGTAGGCCGTGCCGGGCAGGTCCGGGTGGATGCCGCCCTGCATGCAGACCTCGACGGCGCCGACCTCCCAGGCCTGCTGGGCGCGGTCCGCGACCTGGTCGAGGGAGAGGGTGTACGCGTCGGCGTCGGTGCGGCGCTGGGCGAAGGCGCAGAAGCGGCAGCCGGTGTAGCAGACGTTGGTGAAGTTGATGTTCCGCGTGACGATGTACGTGACGTCGTCGCCGACCACCGAGGCGCGGACGTCGTCCGCGATCCGGGTCAGGGCGTCGAGCGCCGGGCCGTCCGCGTGCAGCAGGGCCAGTGCCTGCGCGTCGGTGAGCTTCGTCGGGTCGTCGGCGGCGACGGAGAGCGCCTCGCGGACGTCGCCGTCGACCCGCTCGGGGACCATGCCGGGCGCGGCGGCCTCGCGGAGCGCCTCCCAGTCCCCGTACACCTCGTCGAAGTCGTCGCGCCGGTCGCCCGTGCGGCCCTCGGTGTCGATGGTCGCGTGCAGGTCCGTACGGCCGCTCGCGGTGAACGCCTCGTCGGGCTCCTGCCAGGGCAGGCCGCGCACGGGCGCGTCGGGGTTCGCGAGGCCGGTCTCGGGGTCCGCGAGGGCGCGGACGTGCGGGAGGAGCCGGGGGTCGAGCCAGGGTTCGCCCCGGGTGACGAACTCGGGGTAGACGCAGAGCCGTTCGCGCAGCTCGAAGCCGACGGCCCGCGACCGGGCGGCGAGCTCGTCGATCTGGGGCCAGGGCCGCTCGGGGTTGACGTGGTCGATGGTGAGCGGGGAGACCCCGCCCCAGTCGTCGATGCCGGCGGCGATCAGCCGCTCGTACTCGGAGTCGACGAGGTTCGGCGGGGCCTGGAGGCAGGCGGAGGGGCCCATGATGAGCCGGGCGACGGCGACGGTGGCGACGAGGTCGTCGAGCTCGGCGTCGGGCATCCCGCGCATGGCCGTGTCCGGCTTGGCGCGGAAGTTCTGGATGATGAGTTCCTGGATGGAGTGGTACTGGCGTGCCACTCGCCGGAGCGCGAACAGGGATTCGGCGCGCTCCTCCAGGGTCTCCCCGATGCCGAGCAGCAGCCCGGAGGTGAAGGGGACGGAGGACCGGCCGGCGTCCTCCAGGACCCTGAGCCGTACGGCCGGTTCCTTGTCGGGGGACCCGTAGTGGGGGCCGCCGGGCTCGGACCACAGCCGGGTCGCGGTCG
This is a stretch of genomic DNA from Streptomyces sp. R44. It encodes these proteins:
- a CDS encoding ADP-ribosylglycohydrolase family protein gives rise to the protein MATTAAAVWGRAEQQDFRARVRGCLLGGAIGDALGAAAADHTLAQLREAHGPDGLTDPVPAFGRRGAVTAATQMALFTVDGLIRAQVRRDTGAWHPPTDVHRAHLRWAATQRDWGPDERRKDNGWLAREEWLYARRNPPRACLTGLGDDVLGTLDRPKNPDAGDSGALVRSAPFGLLVGWEPQLVCQLAVECAAQTHGAPAAGLAAGAFAVTVHGLARGGSVEAAVARAREQLAARPGHEPVTEALGRALGAVREGAPDADRVTALGAGEDRAEGQLAAAVYCALVGEDVRHGLRLAVNHDGPSSVTAALTGALLGALHGETALPPAWLADLEGRATVLELADDFAMEMTQGAALHSAAESAPGWLARYPRG
- a CDS encoding bifunctional FO biosynthesis protein CofGH; amino-acid sequence: MTDHQAGRPTANAMRRALKRARDGVALDVAEAAVLLRARGEDLADLVASAGRVRDAGLQAAGRPGVVTYSKSVFIPLTRLCRDKCHYCTFVTVPGKLRRDGHGMFMSPDEVLDIARRGAELGCKEALITLGDKPEDRWPEAREWLDAHGYDDTIAYVRAMAIRILEETGLLPHLNPGVLSWTDFQRLKPVAPSMGMMLETTATRLWSEPGGPHYGSPDKEPAVRLRVLEDAGRSSVPFTSGLLLGIGETLEERAESLFALRRVARQYHSIQELIIQNFRAKPDTAMRGMPDAELDDLVATVAVARLIMGPSACLQAPPNLVDSEYERLIAAGIDDWGGVSPLTIDHVNPERPWPQIDELAARSRAVGFELRERLCVYPEFVTRGEPWLDPRLLPHVRALADPETGLANPDAPVRGLPWQEPDEAFTASGRTDLHATIDTEGRTGDRRDDFDEVYGDWEALREAAAPGMVPERVDGDVREALSVAADDPTKLTDAQALALLHADGPALDALTRIADDVRASVVGDDVTYIVTRNINFTNVCYTGCRFCAFAQRRTDADAYTLSLDQVADRAQQAWEVGAVEVCMQGGIHPDLPGTAYFDIARAVKKRVPGMHVHAFSPMEVVNGATRTGLSIREWLTAAKEAGLDSIPGTAAEILDDEVRWVLTKGKLPTATWIEVVRTAHELGIRSSSTMMYGHVDQPRHWLGHFRTLSRIQQETGGFTEFVTLPFIHTNAPVYLAGIARPGPTARDNRAVIAMARLLLHPHIPNIQTSWVKLGTEGAAEMLRSGANDLGGTLMEETISRMAGSSYGSYRSIRDLEAIAEAAGRPAKPRTTLYGEVPEERQRTAHASDGHLPELLPVLPQE